The stretch of DNA GCCCATCTCGCACGCGCTCGCGCACGGCCCCGACAGCGAACCGGTCGAAGAGGAACGCCGGTTACTTTATGTCGGAATCACAAGGGCCAGAACGCATTTGGCGCTCAGTTGGGCGTTGGCCAGGGCGCCGGGCGGTCGGCAGAGTCGACGTTCGTCGCGGTTCCTCAACGGCATCGCCCCGCAGTCGCCCAGTGACGCCACCCCGAACCGAGCGCGCCGCCCGCGCGGTGCCACACCACGCTGTCGGGTCTGCAACGGCGCGCTGACGACACCGCCGGCGATCATGCTGCGGCGCTGCGAATCCTGCCCGTCCGACATCGACGAGGAGCTCCTCGCCCAGCTGAAGGATTGGCGGCTGCGCACCTCGAAGGAGATGAGCGTGCCTGCCTATGTGGTGTTCACCGACAACACGCTGATCGCCATCGCCGAGACGCTGCCAACCGACGATGCGGGGCTGGTCGCGATCCCCGGCATCGGCGCGCGCAAGCTCGAGCAGTACGGCCCGGACGTGCTGGCGATGGTGAAAGGCCGGAGCCGCTAGATCGGCGACATCTCAGAGACGGCCAATCGTCGTAAAAATCGTGCCAAAACCGCTGGTCAAAAATTGATTGTCTGCGGAAGCTGATACCGTTAGCCTCAAGATCACACCGCGAGTCGAAAGGAGGGTGCCCGGATCATGTTGAGCAATAAAGCGTTAACCGGCGTAGGCGTCGACGTTATGGCTGCCGGCATGTCGCGCACCCTTCACGTCGCCGAGGCTGCTGCCGCTGCCACGCCGCACCCCGCTTTCTGGGCGTACCCAGGTGCGGGTGCCGCGGCCGCCATTTCGCCGCAGCGCAAGCGTCGCAACGCTACCGCGACTGGACAGTCCGTGGATCGAGGCACCACCTAGGTAGAGCCTCGAACGAAGCCGAAAGGCCACGGACCCGCAGTCAAGGATCCGTGGCCTAATTTTTTGGGAAGCCATTCCGGACTACCGAAAGACCTGGTCAAGGATCCATCAGAAGACAGATGGCCGACGAAACCAACGACCAGGAAGGTGCAGTCATGTCGACGGCGATGAGCGCTCGCGCGAAGAGCTTCGAATCAGAGACATGCGGTGAAAGACCGATGCTGTCGGTGCCATGTCATGTCGGTAACCCCGATTTGTGGTTCGCAGAGAACCCGCTTGACCTCGAGCGCGCCAAGGCGCTGTGCGCGGATTGCCCGATCCGCCGCGAGTGCCTGGATGCGGCGCTGGAACGCCAGGAGCCGTGGGGCGTTTGGGGTGGCGAGATCCTCGAGCGCGGCACGATCATTGCGCGTAAGCGCCCGCGTGGACGGCCACGCAAGAACACAGTGGAAAGCCCGGCAGCCGCCTAAGCGCTGCCGGGTTTTCCCGTTTCAGGCGTCAATTAACTTGAGCGACAATGTCTCGCGGACTCAGGCCGCTTCTTCGGCGAAGCCAGGGATGAGTTCGGTGGCAAGCCTTCTAACCGGAATGTGCGCATCGAGCTGACAAGCGATCGCCACGTTGGAAGCGATCACCCGCAGCGGAATCGCCAACTTCGCCGGGAGATCCATCTGCCGGGCGGCCTTGATCTGGCCCGCGGCGCGGTCCGGCTTCATGTTCATGGCGGTGATCTTCTGCAGCCACTTACGCGTGTAGTGAAACTCCTCGACCTCGAGCGGTTCCACGTACTGCCGCATCATTTCGTCCATCTCGCGCTTGGACACCTGCTCGCCCTTCTGGACGAAGCCGATCTGTTGCATGGTCGCCAGCAGGTTTTCGTAGTCGTCGTTGAGCGCATAACGCGTCGACAGACCGATTTCGACCGGAATGCCGCCGGGCAGCGGAGCGACCGCGCCGAAGTCGATCACGCCCATCTTGTCGCCGGGCAACAGCATGAAGTTCCCGGGATGCGCGTCGCCATGCATCATCTCGAGACGGCGCGGTGCATCGTAGGTCAGCTCAAAAAGCCTGGTGCCCATGAGATCTCGCTGCTCGGTAGTCCCTTCGCGGATGATCACCGACAACGGAATGCCTTCAATCCACTCCTGGATCACGACCTTCGGCGCGCTGGCGACAATGTGCGGCACGACGAAATGCGGATGTCCCTCATAGGCTTTGGCGAACGCACGCTGGTTTTCGGCTTCCAGCCGGTAGTCCAATTCCATCTCGGTGCGCTCGATCAACTCGTCGACCACACCCTGCACATCGGCGCCGGGGGAGAGCTGCTTGAACACACTGACCATGCGCTTCATGGTCTTCAGGTCGGCGCGCAGCGCCTCGTCGGCGCCTGGGTACTGAATCTTCACCGCGACCTCGCGGCCGTCCGACCACACCGCCTTGTGCACCTGGCCGATGCTGGCCGAAGCCACCGGTGTGTCGTCGAACGAGGCAAATCGCTCGCGCCACTTGGTGCCCAACTGCGCGTCCAGCACGCGGTGCACCTTGGCCGCGGGCAGCGGCGGCGCCTCGCGTTGCAGCTTGGTCAGCGCCTCGCGGTAGGGCTTGCCGTACTGCTCGGGGATCGCGGCCTCCATGACCGACAGGGCTTGCCCGACCTTCATCGCCCCGCCCTTGAGCTCACCGAGCACGGTGAACAACTGCTGGGCGGCCTTGTCCATCAACTCGGCGTTGACCTCGTCCTTAGACGTGCCGGTCAGCCGTTTTCCGAAGCCCAACGCGGCCCGGCCTGCCATGCCAACAGGCAAGCTCGCCAGCTTGGCGTTGCGCGCGGCCCGACCCCGTTTGATGTCTGTCACCAAACCATCATCCCTGACGTTTCTGAGTGCCCTGCAACGAGTTGGCAACAAACGTTTTCAGCACCAGCACTGGGGGTGCCGTGTCCACCTGCGCGCCATGATCGCGCCGGCGTTGACGTCGAACTCCAGCGTGGTGTCCAGGACAGGCGGGGGCTCGGCTGATGTCCCGACGTCGGAGCCCGCGCGCACCGCCCGGATCACCCGGTCGATCTGGTTGAGCGCCAACGCAGCCGTCGCCAGCACTGTGGCCCGGTCGGCACTGCCGACTGCGTTGCGCAGCTGCGAAGCGACGGCAGGCCATGCCTCGTCGCGGTCGCTGCGATGTAGATCGGCGCAATCCAAACAACTTGTCACCCCTGGAATCACAAGCGGGCCAACCAAGCCCGCGCCGTCGCGCAGTCGCACCGGCAGATGCGCGACGCCGACGGTGTGCAGATCGCGGACGACTCGCGGATCAGTCATCAGAAAGTCCGACAGCACAACAAGATCCGTCTTATCGGGCGGCGGCGCCTGCGTGACGCGCGACCGCGTCACCCGAGCCCCCGAGCACCGCAACGCACTGGCCAGGACGTCTGATAGCGGACCACGGCCATGGATACGGATCGACGCGCACCGCGTCCGCCTGCGCATCGCGGCTGTCACCACCCCGGCGTCCATCAGCGACGCGACGAGTTCACCCGCATCCACATCGAAGCGCGCGTGAAGCTCTGGCAGCGTCGCGCCGGACTGCAGGGTTCGAAGCAGGTCGGCCAGGGCACCCGGCTCCAGCCCGGCTGGCGGCCGCACCAGCACCGCGCGCCGCGGATCCCAGCCCACCTGCACAACACCGTCGGGACGCAACAGAACTGGCATCGCGGGATTGAGCGTGTAGCGCGCCATGCGCCGACTCTGCCACGCCGCGGCGACAGCCCCGCCGGTTATCCACAGGCGGCGTTACTGCTTGGCGTCGTCGCCCTTGTCGCCGTTGTCGGAATCCTTCTGCATATCGGCGATCGCCTGATCGATGGCGTCGTCGATGCCACTGGTGTCGCCGCCGATCATCCGGTCGATGAAAGCGGCGGGCTCGTCGAGATCCTCGGCGCTGGGCAACAGGTCGGGGTGCTGCCAGACAGCGTCGCGGGCGTCGGAGCCGACGGCCTGCGTCAGTCGCTCCCACAGCACGGCCGCCTCACGCAGCTTGCGCGGCCGCAATTCCAACCCGACCAGCGTCGCGAACGTCTGCTCGGCAGGGCCGCCGGTGGCGCGACGCCTGCGCAGCGTTTCCGAAAGCGCCGACGTACCGGGAATCCGGTCACCGAGTGCATCGGCGACGACGGTCTGCACCCAGCCTTCGATCAGCGCCAGCAGCGTCTCGAGCCGCTCCAGCGCCGCGGTCTGCTCCGGCGTTGCCTTCGGTTCGAACATGCCTTGGCTCAGCAGCTGTTCCATCTGCGAGGGATCGGTCAGCGACGCGGGGTTGAAGCCTTGCGCGAAATCCTCGATGCCGCTCATGTCGATCTTCATGCCCTTGGCGAACGCCTCGACAGCGTTGAGCAGCTGACTGGCCAACCACGGCACGTGGCTGAACAACCGGTGATGCGCGGCCTCACGCGCAGCCAGGAAGGTGAGGATCTCGCTGCGCGGCTGCTCGAGGCCCTCTGCCAACGACTCGACGGCCTCCGGCATCAGCGCGGCGACCCCCTTGGGACCCAAGGGCAGCCCAATGTCGGTGGAGGTCAACACTTCTCGTGAGAGCCTGCCCAGCGCCTGGCCGAGCTGCGAGCCGAACGCCATTCCGCCCATTTGCGACATCATGGCCAGCAGCGGGCCGGCCATGCTCTTGGCTTCCTCGGGCAGCGCCGAGGCCCACACCGTCGAAATCTGCTCGGCGACCGGGTCGCACAGTCGCTTCCACGTCTCCAGCGTGTTGTCGATCCAGTCGTTGGGGGTCCATGCGACGGCCTTGGTGGTGCCTGCGGGCAGGGCGGTCGCTCCGTCCAGCCACGTCTCGGCCAGGTGCACAGCGTCGGCGATCGCGGCGCTGGTCTTCTCGGGCACCGGTGCCACGAAGCCGATCGAGTTCGACGCCAGTTGCCGGGCCAGGTCGTAATTCACCGGGCCGGACTGCTTGCCGCCCGTCATCACGTTTCCGGCGCCGCTGAACATTTCGCCGAGCCTGCTGAA from Mycobacterium sp. JS623 encodes:
- a CDS encoding WhiB family transcriptional regulator, with translation MSTAMSARAKSFESETCGERPMLSVPCHVGNPDLWFAENPLDLERAKALCADCPIRRECLDAALERQEPWGVWGGEILERGTIIARKRPRGRPRKNTVESPAAA
- a CDS encoding macrolide-binding ATPase MABP-1, which encodes MPTRCRALRNVRDDGLVTDIKRGRAARNAKLASLPVGMAGRAALGFGKRLTGTSKDEVNAELMDKAAQQLFTVLGELKGGAMKVGQALSVMEAAIPEQYGKPYREALTKLQREAPPLPAAKVHRVLDAQLGTKWRERFASFDDTPVASASIGQVHKAVWSDGREVAVKIQYPGADEALRADLKTMKRMVSVFKQLSPGADVQGVVDELIERTEMELDYRLEAENQRAFAKAYEGHPHFVVPHIVASAPKVVIQEWIEGIPLSVIIREGTTEQRDLMGTRLFELTYDAPRRLEMMHGDAHPGNFMLLPGDKMGVIDFGAVAPLPGGIPVEIGLSTRYALNDDYENLLATMQQIGFVQKGEQVSKREMDEMMRQYVEPLEVEEFHYTRKWLQKITAMNMKPDRAAGQIKAARQMDLPAKLAIPLRVIASNVAIACQLDAHIPVRRLATELIPGFAEEAA
- a CDS encoding zinc-dependent metalloprotease, with product MADLPFGFSSGDDSDPDKRKKDPDSGSDGIGGSAAGDPFGLGGSEFDMSQLGQIFSRLGEMFSGAGNVMTGGKQSGPVNYDLARQLASNSIGFVAPVPEKTSAAIADAVHLAETWLDGATALPAGTTKAVAWTPNDWIDNTLETWKRLCDPVAEQISTVWASALPEEAKSMAGPLLAMMSQMGGMAFGSQLGQALGRLSREVLTSTDIGLPLGPKGVAALMPEAVESLAEGLEQPRSEILTFLAAREAAHHRLFSHVPWLASQLLNAVEAFAKGMKIDMSGIEDFAQGFNPASLTDPSQMEQLLSQGMFEPKATPEQTAALERLETLLALIEGWVQTVVADALGDRIPGTSALSETLRRRRATGGPAEQTFATLVGLELRPRKLREAAVLWERLTQAVGSDARDAVWQHPDLLPSAEDLDEPAAFIDRMIGGDTSGIDDAIDQAIADMQKDSDNGDKGDDAKQ